The Staphylococcus sp. KG4-3 genome has a window encoding:
- a CDS encoding type I restriction endonuclease subunit R, with product MGYQSEYGLEENVVKQLQDLGYERVSLRNEEQLIENFRRILNERNADKLEGTPISDSEFKRIMIDISDKSVFESAQILRDKYVLERDDETKVYLSLMNIKKWCQNTFQVTNQVSVNDTHKSRYDVTVLINGLPLVQIELKRSGVAITEAFNQIERYRRQNYTGLFRFIQMFVVSNKMETRYYANSDQKIMKSHMFYWSDEKNERINVLKDFIESFLKPCHIAKMISRYMIINETDKILMALRPYQVYAVEALLNRAIETNNNGYIWHTTGSGKTLTSFKASQILAQEPDIKKVIFLVDRKDLDGQTLGEFNKFESDSVDRTFNTKKLLKQMDDPTRKLIVTTIQKMDNAIKSGHPAMERYKEDKVVFIIDECHRTQFGSMHRIIRQHFGNAQYFGFTGTPRFEENASQDGRATADIFGECLHHYLIKDAIRDGNVLGFSVEYMNTFDRSEKITEDGYVNKINEAEIWMADERVQKVAEHIIANHNKKTRDQMYTGMLTVQSIPMAIQYYHVFQKLKKQGVHNFNVATIFSYQDNEAIDDTMDEQTRRDILEGIIQTYNETFDKNFSTDTFDGYFNDVSNRVKKGSPDQKLDILIVVDMFLTGFDSKKLNTLYVDRNLQHHTLIQAYSRTNRVEEPTKPYGNIVAYRNLKEKTDEAIELFSKTDNTDTVLSLSFQAYLTKFKQALTELFELAETPQAVDQLEREEDQREFVIAYRELAKHMQKLKTFDEFAFDKETLGIDEQTYEDYKGKYLDIYDKVIRSDKETVEGESILDNIDFNIEILRNDLINVQYILDLLNQIDLSDTEQQEKDIKEIRKVLDKADDDQLRLKSDLIRTFLDKVVPNLNEGDSIDDAYYNYESKVKVGELEQFSEETDYPLELLKSLVKEFEFSGHLNNNLIEEGVSGGLLIRTKKIKRVKSFIKDMVKKYSV from the coding sequence GTGGGATACCAAAGTGAATATGGTTTAGAAGAAAATGTAGTTAAACAACTACAAGATTTGGGATATGAGCGTGTATCATTGCGCAATGAAGAACAATTGATAGAGAATTTTAGACGCATTTTAAATGAACGAAATGCAGATAAATTAGAGGGTACACCTATATCAGATAGTGAATTCAAACGTATCATGATTGATATAAGTGATAAAAGTGTATTTGAAAGTGCTCAAATATTAAGAGATAAATATGTACTAGAACGTGATGATGAAACAAAAGTTTATCTTAGCTTAATGAATATAAAAAAGTGGTGTCAAAACACTTTTCAAGTCACAAATCAGGTAAGCGTAAATGATACACATAAAAGTCGTTATGACGTAACTGTTTTAATTAATGGCTTACCTTTGGTTCAAATTGAGCTTAAACGTAGCGGTGTTGCGATTACAGAAGCTTTTAATCAGATTGAACGTTATCGCCGTCAAAACTATACAGGTCTATTTAGATTCATACAAATGTTTGTTGTGAGTAATAAAATGGAAACACGTTACTATGCGAATAGCGATCAAAAAATCATGAAAAGTCATATGTTTTATTGGAGCGATGAAAAAAATGAACGCATTAATGTGCTTAAAGATTTTATTGAATCCTTTTTAAAACCTTGCCATATTGCTAAAATGATTAGCCGTTATATGATTATTAATGAAACGGATAAAATATTAATGGCTTTGAGACCATATCAAGTCTATGCTGTAGAGGCTTTGTTAAATCGTGCTATAGAAACAAATAACAATGGTTATATTTGGCATACGACAGGGAGTGGTAAAACCCTCACATCGTTTAAAGCGAGTCAAATCTTAGCGCAAGAACCAGATATTAAGAAAGTTATATTCTTAGTCGATCGTAAAGACCTAGATGGTCAAACTTTAGGGGAATTTAATAAGTTTGAGTCAGATTCTGTTGATAGGACATTCAATACTAAAAAGTTACTCAAACAAATGGATGATCCTACACGGAAACTAATTGTTACGACGATTCAAAAAATGGATAATGCGATTAAATCAGGACATCCAGCAATGGAACGTTATAAAGAAGATAAAGTCGTTTTCATTATTGACGAATGTCATCGAACGCAATTTGGTTCAATGCACCGCATCATCAGACAACATTTCGGAAACGCCCAATACTTTGGTTTTACGGGAACACCTAGATTTGAAGAGAATGCGAGTCAAGATGGACGCGCGACTGCGGATATTTTTGGAGAATGTCTACACCATTATCTAATTAAAGATGCGATTAGAGATGGCAACGTGCTAGGTTTTTCTGTTGAATATATGAATACATTTGATCGCAGTGAAAAAATTACCGAAGATGGTTATGTTAATAAAATTAATGAAGCTGAAATATGGATGGCAGACGAACGTGTTCAAAAAGTAGCAGAACATATTATTGCGAATCATAATAAGAAAACACGTGACCAAATGTACACAGGTATGTTGACAGTTCAAAGTATTCCAATGGCAATTCAATATTATCATGTTTTCCAAAAATTGAAGAAACAAGGTGTACATAATTTTAATGTCGCTACAATATTCAGTTATCAAGATAATGAAGCCATAGATGATACGATGGATGAACAAACGAGAAGAGACATATTAGAAGGTATCATTCAAACGTATAACGAGACCTTTGATAAAAATTTCTCAACGGATACGTTTGATGGTTACTTCAATGATGTATCAAACCGTGTCAAAAAAGGATCACCCGATCAAAAATTAGATATTCTTATCGTTGTCGATATGTTCTTAACAGGCTTTGATAGTAAAAAACTTAATACGTTATATGTAGATCGTAATTTACAGCATCATACGCTTATTCAAGCATACTCACGTACCAATCGTGTGGAAGAGCCAACGAAACCCTATGGAAATATTGTTGCTTATAGAAACTTAAAAGAAAAAACGGACGAGGCTATTGAGCTCTTCTCTAAAACAGACAATACAGATACTGTATTGAGCTTATCGTTCCAAGCGTACTTAACGAAATTCAAACAGGCTCTGACCGAACTATTTGAATTAGCTGAAACACCTCAAGCCGTAGACCAATTAGAAAGAGAAGAAGATCAGCGTGAATTTGTTATTGCATATCGTGAGTTAGCGAAGCATATGCAAAAGTTAAAAACGTTTGATGAATTTGCATTTGATAAGGAAACATTAGGCATTGATGAACAAACATATGAAGATTATAAAGGTAAATATTTAGATATCTATGATAAAGTGATACGATCTGATAAAGAAACTGTAGAGGGAGAATCTATATTAGATAATATTGATTTTAATATTGAGATTTTACGAAATGATTTGATTAATGTTCAGTATATTTTAGATTTATTAAATCAAATTGATTTAAGCGATACAGAGCAACAAGAAAAAGATATTAAAGAGATTCGTAAAGTGCTTGATAAAGCTGACGATGATCAATTGAGATTGAAATCTGATTTAATTCGAACATTCCTAGATAAAGTCGTACCGAACTTAAATGAAGGAGATTCAATTGATGATGCTTATTATAATTATGAATCGAAAGTGAAGGTCGGAGAGCTGGAACAATTTTCTGAGGAAACAGATTATCCGTTAGAATTATTGAAATCATTAGTTAAGGAATTTGAGTTTAGTGGTCATTTAAATAATAACTTAATTGAAGAAGGCGTTTCTGGCGGTCTTTTAATACGTACTAAAAAAATAAAACGTGTTAAATCATTTATCAAAGACATGGTTAAAAAATATAGTGTTTAA
- a CDS encoding type I restriction-modification system subunit M, with amino-acid sequence MSITEKQRQQQAELQKNLWSIADDLRGNMDANEFKNYILGMIFYRFLSEKIEEQAQILLAEDNIDYETAMADEDYRPVLEQEFISRIGYVIEPQYLFSHLVKKIEKQVFEMEDLSNAIKNIENSTRGHDSEDDFIHLFDDLDLNSSRLGNSNAARTKLISKVIMKISTLPFVHSDMEIDMLGDAYEYLIGQFAASSGKKAGEFYTPQQVSTILAKIVTANKKDIKSVYDPTCGSGSLLLRVGREANVRQYYGQEYNSTTYNLARMNMLLHDVNYANFKIENGDTIEDPAISDEHFEAVVANPPYSAKWSSDPQFLEDPRFSNYGKLAPKSKADFAFIQHMIYHLDDNGTMAVVLPHGVLFRGAAEGVIRQYLIKEKNYLDAIIGLPSNLFFGTSIPTSILVFKKCREEDDNVLFIDASQSFEKGKNQNHLTTEDVEKIVETYKNRETIDKYSYAASLEEIAENDYNLNIPRYVDTFEEEEPIDLEQVQIDLNQIDDEIIEVEQEINSYLKELGVLKHD; translated from the coding sequence ATGTCTATTACGGAAAAACAACGCCAACAACAAGCTGAATTACAAAAAAATCTATGGTCTATCGCTGATGACTTACGTGGCAATATGGATGCCAACGAGTTTAAAAACTATATCTTAGGTATGATTTTTTATCGTTTCTTAAGTGAAAAAATTGAAGAACAAGCACAAATACTCTTAGCTGAAGACAATATAGATTATGAAACTGCGATGGCAGATGAAGATTATAGACCCGTCTTAGAACAAGAATTTATTTCACGTATCGGTTATGTGATTGAACCACAATATCTATTTAGTCACTTAGTTAAAAAAATTGAGAAACAAGTTTTTGAAATGGAAGACCTGAGTAACGCGATTAAAAACATAGAAAATTCTACACGGGGTCATGATAGTGAAGATGACTTTATTCACTTATTTGATGATTTAGACCTTAATTCTTCACGTTTGGGTAACTCTAATGCTGCACGTACAAAATTGATTTCAAAAGTTATTATGAAAATATCGACATTACCCTTTGTTCATAGTGATATGGAGATTGATATGTTAGGTGATGCTTACGAATACTTAATTGGTCAATTCGCAGCAAGTTCAGGTAAAAAAGCTGGAGAATTTTATACACCACAACAAGTTTCAACGATTTTAGCTAAAATCGTAACAGCAAATAAAAAAGATATTAAAAGTGTTTATGACCCTACATGTGGATCAGGATCATTACTACTCCGTGTCGGTCGTGAAGCTAATGTGCGTCAATATTACGGTCAAGAGTACAATAGTACAACATACAACTTAGCACGTATGAACATGTTGTTACATGATGTGAACTATGCGAATTTTAAAATTGAAAATGGAGATACGATAGAAGATCCAGCCATTTCAGATGAACATTTTGAGGCAGTGGTGGCGAATCCGCCTTATAGTGCGAAATGGAGCTCAGATCCACAATTCTTAGAAGATCCACGCTTTAGTAACTATGGAAAATTAGCCCCTAAATCAAAAGCAGATTTTGCATTCATTCAACATATGATTTATCATCTAGATGATAATGGCACAATGGCTGTCGTTTTACCGCATGGCGTGTTATTCCGTGGCGCAGCTGAAGGTGTTATTCGCCAGTATTTAATTAAAGAAAAAAATTATTTAGACGCAATTATTGGTTTACCATCCAATTTATTCTTCGGTACATCGATACCAACAAGTATACTTGTCTTTAAAAAGTGTCGTGAAGAAGATGATAATGTATTGTTTATTGATGCATCACAATCATTTGAAAAAGGTAAAAATCAAAACCATTTAACAACTGAAGATGTTGAAAAAATTGTTGAAACTTATAAAAATCGAGAAACAATAGATAAATATAGTTATGCGGCAAGTTTAGAAGAAATTGCAGAAAATGATTACAATCTTAATATCCCAAGATATGTCGATACATTTGAAGAAGAAGAACCTATTGATTTAGAACAAGTTCAAATAGACTTAAATCAAATTGATGATGAAATTATCGAAGTAGAACAAGAAATTAATAGTTATCTTAAAGAATTAGGAGTACTAAAACATGACTAA
- a CDS encoding restriction endonuclease subunit S, whose product MTNEVKNVPELRFSDFSEEWKSEKLGNISDRVKRKNQNLESKMPLTISGNLGLVDQVTYFSKSVSAKNLENYTLIKKGEFAYNKSYSNGYPLGAIKRLEKYDKGVLSTLYICFRFNENQNTEYMKQYFETSKWHKEVSAIAVEGARNHGLLNISVNEFFTILLSIPSLNEQNKIGNFFRKLDRQIELEEEKLELLEQQKKGYMQKIFSQELRFKDANGNVYPVWEIKKLEDVASKVKSKNKDNKYNETLTNSAELGIISQRDYFDKDISNSKSLVNYYIVEKDDFVYNPRISNYAPVGPINRNKLNRTGIMSPLYTVFKTEGIDKKYLEYYFKTTKWHKFMKLNGDSGARSDRFTIKIDLFMDMPILFPNYEEQIKIGHFLEKIENSIKRQSTKIDLLKQRKQGLLQKMFV is encoded by the coding sequence ATGACTAATGAAGTGAAGAATGTTCCTGAGTTAAGATTTTCTGATTTTAGTGAAGAATGGAAGAGTGAGAAATTAGGAAATATTAGTGATAGAGTAAAGAGAAAAAATCAAAATTTAGAATCAAAAATGCCTCTCACTATTTCTGGAAACTTAGGTTTAGTAGATCAAGTAACCTATTTTAGTAAATCGGTATCCGCTAAAAATTTAGAGAATTATACACTTATTAAAAAGGGAGAGTTTGCATATAACAAAAGTTATTCTAATGGATATCCATTAGGTGCAATTAAAAGATTAGAAAAATATGATAAGGGCGTACTTTCGACACTATATATTTGCTTTAGATTTAATGAAAATCAAAATACAGAATATATGAAACAATACTTTGAAACATCAAAATGGCATAAAGAAGTATCTGCAATTGCTGTAGAAGGAGCTAGAAATCATGGATTATTAAATATTTCAGTAAATGAATTTTTTACTATTTTATTATCTATTCCTTCATTGAATGAGCAAAATAAAATAGGTAATTTCTTTAGGAAACTCGACCGACAGATTGAGTTAGAAGAAGAAAAACTTGAACTTTTAGAGCAACAAAAGAAAGGCTATATGCAAAAGATTTTCTCTCAAGAGTTAAGATTTAAAGATGCAAATGGAAATGTATACCCAGTATGGGAAATTAAAAAATTAGAAGATGTAGCCTCAAAAGTCAAATCTAAAAACAAGGATAATAAGTATAACGAAACTTTAACAAATTCTGCTGAATTGGGAATCATTTCACAACGTGATTATTTTGATAAAGATATATCTAATTCAAAAAGTTTGGTAAATTATTATATTGTAGAAAAAGATGACTTTGTCTATAATCCAAGAATTTCTAATTATGCTCCAGTCGGTCCTATAAATAGAAATAAATTAAATCGAACTGGTATAATGTCACCTTTGTATACTGTTTTTAAAACTGAAGGTATCGATAAAAAATATTTAGAATATTATTTCAAAACAACCAAGTGGCATAAATTTATGAAATTGAATGGTGACTCAGGTGCTAGATCGGATAGGTTTACCATAAAAATAGATTTATTTATGGATATGCCTATATTGTTTCCAAATTATGAAGAACAAATAAAAATAGGTCATTTTTTAGAGAAAATAGAGAATTCGATTAAACGTCAATCTACAAAAATTGACTTATTAAAACAACGAAAACAAGGTTTGTTACAAAAGATGTTTGTGTAG
- a CDS encoding DUF2357 domain-containing protein, producing MDLHSNFDVIVSNGNRENVFNIVFKESIKDINFEKDVLSFKEYHSMKFRHKSINKNEKLYFNGFDIIVDEVLKVDEKGESYLSNATLDIINYNSNSNQNVLVPGYYLLTLVNEKTKYAIIKIVPKDFTEEEWKSLYESVNAYLNGLANSFINESNAKVIQNKSNNSLRDKINFINKYYIDIVNSINQLIVNPRQTIHKKYNWVHTHTQPPVDKNTFKYSAKYPSKKQYLYTYKRHINFNIPENVWVKFVIEFLLKELNSIDKTIALKIENETSKFNSKYKNEIIEARITKQNLEHFQNNTNVIKNLIIKLRKTEWYNVVSYKNHIIPPQSSLMNKNYNLLYKWYIEFNKSNLDFIFSEKILNSWKKTDELYEIWCYINIVEMIRNSGFTPVKGWVFNGDIQSNLDEGTYVTMEKGEITLNIHYNSLLKYKSSETDIINPLYTGNIKNKPDIRIDIFIDDIYLKSIPMDVKYRKLKNITDEKIGSLRQLLAYRDSPKSLLHLEGAKDIRKNNHTVITKVIILYPKDASSNSKTDILSFEHGLLFYEFGPNYMDTSLKNTLNEEIKEAFEIYNDIY from the coding sequence ATGGATTTACATTCTAACTTCGACGTAATTGTTAGTAATGGGAACCGAGAAAATGTCTTTAATATTGTATTCAAAGAATCAATAAAAGATATAAATTTTGAAAAAGATGTATTATCCTTCAAAGAGTACCATTCTATGAAATTTCGACATAAATCTATTAACAAAAATGAAAAATTGTATTTCAATGGTTTCGATATTATTGTAGATGAAGTATTAAAAGTTGATGAGAAAGGGGAAAGTTACCTTTCAAATGCCACACTAGATATAATTAACTATAATAGTAACTCTAATCAGAATGTGCTAGTTCCAGGCTACTATTTATTAACCCTAGTAAATGAAAAAACTAAATATGCAATTATTAAAATAGTTCCTAAAGATTTTACTGAGGAAGAATGGAAATCTTTATATGAATCTGTAAATGCTTACTTAAATGGTTTAGCAAATTCTTTTATCAATGAAAGTAACGCTAAAGTAATTCAAAATAAATCGAACAATAGTTTACGTGATAAAATTAATTTTATCAATAAGTATTATATAGACATTGTAAATTCTATAAATCAATTAATAGTAAATCCTAGACAAACAATCCATAAAAAATATAACTGGGTACATACACACACACAACCGCCTGTTGATAAAAACACTTTTAAATACTCGGCTAAATATCCAAGCAAAAAGCAATACTTATATACTTATAAACGACATATTAATTTTAATATTCCAGAAAATGTATGGGTTAAATTTGTGATAGAATTTTTATTAAAAGAATTAAACTCAATTGATAAAACCATTGCATTAAAAATTGAAAATGAAACGTCTAAATTTAATTCAAAATATAAAAATGAAATCATAGAAGCTAGGATTACAAAGCAAAATTTAGAGCACTTTCAAAACAATACAAATGTAATTAAAAATTTAATAATAAAACTCAGAAAGACTGAATGGTATAACGTGGTTTCCTATAAAAATCATATAATACCACCACAATCATCACTTATGAACAAAAATTACAATTTATTATATAAATGGTACATAGAGTTTAATAAAAGTAATCTTGATTTCATTTTTTCAGAAAAAATATTGAATTCGTGGAAAAAAACAGATGAGCTATATGAAATATGGTGTTATATCAATATCGTTGAAATGATAAGAAACAGTGGCTTTACTCCTGTAAAAGGATGGGTTTTCAATGGAGATATCCAAAGCAACCTCGATGAAGGCACCTATGTAACTATGGAAAAAGGGGAAATCACTTTAAATATTCATTATAATTCGCTTCTTAAGTATAAAAGTTCTGAAACTGACATCATAAATCCACTGTATACTGGAAATATAAAAAACAAACCGGATATAAGAATTGATATTTTTATAGATGATATTTATTTGAAAAGTATACCAATGGATGTTAAATACAGAAAACTAAAAAATATAACTGATGAAAAAATAGGATCCCTTAGACAGTTACTTGCTTACAGGGATTCTCCTAAGTCTTTATTGCATTTAGAAGGCGCTAAAGATATTAGAAAAAACAACCATACAGTTATTACAAAAGTTATTATTTTATATCCTAAAGACGCTAGTTCAAATTCTAAAACCGATATTTTATCTTTTGAACATGGTTTATTATTTTATGAATTTGGACCTAATTATATGGATACATCATTAAAAAATACATTAAATGAGGAAATTAAAGAAGCATTTGAAATTTACAATGACATTTATTAA
- a CDS encoding McrB family protein has translation MKNNWEKVDLIGILATEEEINKAYNKENIFINSNDFIQFYIKLISTTPYDYPNLDNKTKYISCFSTSLYDLYKDDTSKSETERIDDFYNFIHDKFVCLNVEQKEDYTILNKYFYNGHIKEVLPRPSKIEQADVLHPVPIFNKSNAAKDINSFLNDLSKNLKFGSNSHISKELDDTPEMIFYEDNDNDIFAIGEIKSFDFNEDIGISFDFDEKIHFFKLEDDDYKSLIVNKNNIAFITTALIQKIEDKILKDTENIIELETDKKAENDELEEKFLKHFIDKLSNENLVYSPKDILNFHTAMKTSKLVILSGMSGTGKSKLIKAYANSLGLKDNFKFIPVSPSWTEDSDIIGYADTLNMIYRPDDHGLIETLIQAKLNPDKLFIVCFDEMNLARIEHYFSQFLSLLESDVENRKLQLYNKELGGKLYNSSKYNHEITIGKNVRFVGTVNIDESTHHFSNKVLDRADLITLEVMPFKQLVEIANSEKIKTTEGISFEQDYIESFFKNSKTIDLDNDTIDFLQEMHNTLLTINNQSGIGPRVIKHIDYYLKNIPNYEGILSYGEGLDFQVIQRILSKIRGSREELEFLIGSYNPDNNSVISSNLLVLMDKYKSISDFTNSKKVILNKSKELYINGFTF, from the coding sequence ATGAAAAATAATTGGGAGAAAGTTGATTTAATTGGAATTCTCGCTACAGAAGAGGAAATTAATAAAGCTTATAATAAAGAAAATATTTTCATAAATTCTAATGATTTTATTCAATTCTATATAAAATTAATTTCCACGACACCTTATGATTATCCAAATTTAGACAATAAAACTAAATATATATCTTGTTTCTCAACTAGCTTATATGATTTATATAAAGATGATACGAGCAAATCTGAAACTGAAAGAATTGATGATTTTTATAATTTTATTCATGATAAATTCGTTTGCTTAAATGTAGAGCAAAAGGAAGATTATACAATCCTAAATAAATATTTTTATAATGGCCATATTAAAGAAGTATTACCCCGACCTTCAAAAATTGAACAGGCTGATGTATTACATCCAGTGCCAATATTTAATAAAAGTAACGCTGCAAAAGATATAAATAGTTTTTTAAACGATTTATCTAAAAACCTTAAATTTGGAAGTAACTCTCACATATCCAAAGAACTGGATGACACACCTGAAATGATTTTCTATGAAGATAATGATAACGATATATTTGCCATAGGAGAAATCAAATCATTTGATTTTAATGAAGACATAGGCATTTCATTTGATTTTGATGAAAAAATACATTTTTTCAAGTTAGAGGACGATGACTATAAAAGTTTAATAGTAAACAAAAACAACATAGCATTTATAACAACTGCCTTAATTCAAAAAATTGAAGACAAGATTTTAAAAGATACTGAGAATATTATTGAACTAGAAACTGATAAAAAAGCTGAAAATGATGAACTAGAAGAAAAGTTTTTAAAACACTTTATAGATAAACTTTCTAATGAAAATTTAGTTTATAGTCCGAAAGATATTTTAAATTTTCACACTGCAATGAAAACTTCAAAATTAGTTATTTTATCAGGGATGAGCGGTACAGGAAAGTCAAAATTGATTAAAGCCTATGCAAATTCTCTAGGTCTAAAAGATAATTTTAAATTTATACCGGTCAGTCCAAGTTGGACAGAAGATTCAGACATTATTGGTTATGCAGATACATTAAATATGATTTATAGACCCGATGACCATGGTTTAATAGAGACCCTTATTCAAGCAAAACTTAATCCTGACAAACTATTTATAGTTTGCTTTGATGAAATGAATTTAGCTCGTATAGAACATTACTTTTCTCAATTTTTATCTTTACTAGAATCAGATGTAGAAAATCGTAAACTACAATTATATAACAAAGAATTAGGTGGTAAATTATATAATTCCTCTAAATATAATCATGAAATTACTATTGGGAAAAACGTTAGATTTGTAGGTACTGTCAATATAGACGAATCAACTCATCATTTTTCAAATAAAGTACTAGATAGAGCAGATTTAATCACTTTAGAAGTAATGCCATTTAAGCAGTTAGTTGAAATTGCTAACTCTGAAAAAATCAAAACTACAGAAGGTATTTCTTTCGAGCAAGATTATATTGAGAGTTTCTTTAAAAATAGTAAAACAATTGATTTAGATAATGATACTATTGATTTCTTACAAGAAATGCACAACACTCTATTAACTATAAATAATCAATCTGGTATAGGACCTAGGGTCATAAAACATATTGATTACTACTTAAAAAACATTCCTAATTATGAAGGTATCTTAAGTTATGGAGAAGGTTTGGACTTTCAAGTTATCCAGAGAATTTTATCAAAAATCAGAGGTTCAAGAGAAGAGCTTGAATTTTTAATAGGTTCATATAATCCTGATAACAATTCAGTAATTTCTTCTAATTTATTAGTATTAATGGATAAGTATAAAAGTATTTCTGATTTCACAAATTCTAAAAAGGTAATTTTAAATAAATCTAAGGAGTTATATATAAATGGATTTACATTCTAA
- a CDS encoding restriction endonuclease subunit S has product MLKDYVNYQSGTLIQRLEVDESGIGNHYMVYDQNMLDIDLGLTIDDTYQPRVIRLKDASRATVVRKDDIVISMITGECTLVSSRHDGSILPYNYTKIEVTSELLEPAFLVYWFQLAPEVQSQYKQYMQGGSTIKKLTHQQLKSLHITLPSSERQWLIGQIGIKEKQLNVLKQRQSRLKKQFLSNTLFKEDN; this is encoded by the coding sequence ATGTTAAAAGATTATGTTAATTATCAAAGTGGCACATTAATACAACGTTTAGAAGTTGATGAGAGCGGCATAGGGAATCATTATATGGTATATGATCAAAATATGTTAGATATAGATTTAGGTTTAACCATAGATGATACATATCAACCTAGAGTCATAAGATTAAAAGATGCATCAAGAGCAACCGTTGTACGTAAAGATGATATTGTCATAAGTATGATTACGGGTGAGTGTACCTTAGTGAGCTCAAGACACGACGGTTCAATTTTACCTTATAACTATACAAAAATAGAAGTTACTTCAGAATTATTGGAACCTGCTTTTTTAGTCTATTGGTTTCAACTAGCACCGGAGGTACAATCACAATATAAGCAATATATGCAGGGGGGCTCAACAATTAAAAAATTAACCCACCAACAGTTAAAATCATTACACATAACTTTACCTTCAAGTGAACGACAATGGTTGATTGGACAAATTGGTATTAAAGAAAAACAATTAAACGTATTAAAACAAAGACAAAGTCGATTAAAAAAGCAATTCTTATCTAACACTTTATTCAAGGAGGACAATTAA